In Luteitalea sp. TBR-22, one genomic interval encodes:
- a CDS encoding exo-beta-N-acetylmuramidase NamZ domain-containing protein, with the protein MPVTLGLTRLLASGRLDGLRVGLVANPSSVDTRFVHAVDQVDQAAGVTLGAIFGPQHGFHSNLQDNMIETPHAEDPARRVPVYSLYSETREPTEAMLEGLDALVIDLQDVGTRVYTFIYTMANCLKAAARRGLPVFVCDRPNPIGGRVVEGPMLIPGYESFVGLYPIALRHGLTIAELARLFNEQFGIGAQLEAVTMQGWDRGQWWDATGVPWVMPSPNMPTLETAIVYPGMVLFEGTLLSEGRGTTRPFELVGHPGVDAERLAARLNAHGLPGVHFRPAYFEPTFQKHARVTCGGCQLHVTDRDRFRSVDAAIALLCEFRDALPGRQLPWRPPPYEYEYEKMPIDILAGSDVLRTAVDAGATPMEVSVACRLDASSFNALRSSCLMY; encoded by the coding sequence GTGCCCGTCACGCTCGGCCTCACCCGCCTGCTCGCCTCCGGACGCCTCGACGGCCTCCGCGTCGGGCTCGTCGCCAACCCGTCGTCGGTCGACACCCGCTTCGTGCATGCGGTCGACCAGGTCGATCAGGCCGCCGGGGTGACGCTCGGGGCGATCTTCGGGCCCCAGCACGGGTTCCACTCGAACCTGCAGGACAACATGATCGAGACGCCGCACGCCGAGGATCCGGCGCGGCGCGTGCCGGTCTACTCGCTGTACAGCGAGACGCGCGAGCCGACCGAGGCGATGCTCGAGGGCCTCGACGCCCTGGTGATCGACCTGCAGGACGTCGGCACGCGTGTCTACACGTTCATCTACACCATGGCCAACTGCCTGAAGGCGGCCGCCCGCAGGGGCCTGCCGGTCTTCGTGTGCGACCGGCCCAACCCGATCGGCGGGCGGGTGGTCGAGGGCCCGATGCTGATCCCGGGCTACGAGTCGTTCGTCGGGCTCTATCCCATCGCGCTGCGGCACGGCCTGACGATTGCGGAGCTCGCGCGCCTCTTCAACGAGCAGTTCGGCATCGGTGCGCAGCTCGAGGCCGTGACCATGCAGGGCTGGGATCGTGGCCAGTGGTGGGACGCGACGGGCGTGCCCTGGGTCATGCCCTCGCCGAACATGCCGACGCTCGAGACCGCCATCGTGTATCCGGGCATGGTGCTGTTCGAGGGGACGCTGCTCTCCGAAGGGCGTGGCACGACGCGCCCGTTCGAACTGGTCGGCCATCCTGGCGTGGACGCCGAGCGGCTGGCCGCGCGCCTCAACGCGCACGGCCTGCCCGGCGTGCACTTCCGGCCCGCGTACTTCGAGCCGACCTTCCAGAAGCACGCGCGCGTGACCTGCGGCGGCTGCCAGTTGCACGTCACCGATCGCGACAGGTTCCGATCGGTGGACGCGGCCATCGCGCTGCTGTGCGAGTTCCGCGACGCGCTCCCCGGCCGGCAGCTCCCGTGGCGTCCGCCGCCCTACGAGTACGAGTACGAGAAGATGCCGATCGACATCCTCGCGGGGTCGGACGTGCTCCGCACCGCGGTGGA